GGTTCATTTGACCTAAGCAAGGTCATCACCGAATTAGATGGCCGAACCTTGGAAATCAAGTTGGAAAAAGGAAACTACCGTAATGTGGATGTCAAAGTCTACGTAACAATCCGGGATTTGGAAGCTGTCGGAGCTTCGGGTTCAGGAAATGTTTTGTTGGCTTCTGATTTTGGAGCAGCAGAGTTTTCAATTGGACTTTCCGGTTCGGGAAATATCAAGGCGAAAAATATCAATGCCGAAAAACTAAACGTCGGAATGAGCGGATCAGGAGAAGTTGAGATCGAAGGCGGAGAGGTAGAATATGCGAATATCGGGCAGTCTGGCTCTGGGAAATTTGATGCGATCAATTTGAACGCTGAGCGAGTGAAGATCGGTAAATCTGGTTCAGGTGATACTTATATCGGAGCGAGCCAAAGCCTAACCGTGGGATCCTCAGGTTCTGGTAATGTATATTACCGAGGTAATCCTGAAAACAAAAGCATTGCAAGAAGTGGCTCATCCCGAGTCATCAAACAATAAAAACCAACCACCAGCACCATGAACGGAGTGCCGACTGGGATTCCAAGTCGGCACTTTTTTAATTCTAAGCTTTAGCTAATATGATTGAAAACTACTTCAAAATCGTCATTCGAAACGCCAAAAAGCATCCGCTTTATGTTTCCATCAATCTCCTTGGACTTGCTGTGGGAATGGCAGTTTCCTTGGTGATTTTGATTTATGTTCGCTTTGAATTTAGCTATGACAATTACCATCCCGATGGTGATAGACTTTTTCGAGTATCTAGAGCTTGGTTTAATCCCGATGGGGAAATTAGTCTGCATCTCGGACATACGGCACCACCTTTTGGCCCCCTTCTCAAATCGGATTTTCCGGAGGATGTGGAGGTTTCTGCCCGACTATTCAATTACAATCCATTGATCAAAAATGGAAATCAGGCTTTTGAGGAAGATCGATTTTTCTTTGTGGATCCGGAAGTCTTTGATGTATTCGGATGGGAGATTTTAGAGGGGGAAGGCAAAGGAGCTTTGGCCCAAGCTGACGGAGTGATCCTTTCGGAAAGCACTGCCAAACGATATTTTGGTGATCAGTCTGCCATCGGTCAAACCTTACTAGCGAATCTGGCAGGTCAAGAGGTGACTTTGCAGGTGCGGGGTGTGATGAAGGATATGCCTGAAAACTCTCATTTTCAAGTCGACTTTTTGTCTTCAATGGTTCCGGTAATCCAGTTTTTTGGCGGTTTGGAGGCCTTTATGTCGAATTTTGGAGGGAATAGCTTTTCGACCTATATCAAGCTTCGGGAAGGCTTGGACTATAAAGACTTTGAAGCCAAGTTGCCGGGATTAATTGATCGTCACATGGGAGAAACTCAGGCAGGGATTCCTTACTCCAAAGGAACGCAGCTCTTCCTTTGGCCCATCAAGTCGATTCACTTGTATTCCAACTTGGATTCTGAAATCGAACCGAATGGTAATATCGATTACGTGTACATCTACTTGGCAGTGGCCTTATTTATTCTGCTGATTGCTTGTATCAACTTTATGAATCTTTCCACAGCTCGATCTTCCTTAAGGTCGATGGAGGTAGGACTAAGGAAAGTTATGGGCGCGGATCGTGGTTTGCTAATCCGACAATTTTTGGGGGAATCATTTGTAATGACCCTGTTTGCGATGGTTTTAGCCATCTTGCTGGTCGTATTTTCGTTGCCATTTTTTGCGGATTTCACCGATAAGCCTCTTTCATTTAACCCTATTTCCAATCCGGAATACCTCGGATTGATTGTTGGGATTATGGTATTTGTTGGCCTGATTTCAGGGAGCTATCCAGCTTTATTTCTTTCAGGATTTATGCCAGCCAAAGTTCTTAAAGGGGCATTTAAAGCGGGGAAAGTTCACGAGCGATTCCGTTCTGTTTTGGTCGTAGGCCAGTTTGCCATTTCCGTCATGCTGATTGTTGCCGTTTTTGTGGTAGTCAATCAGTTGCAGTTTATGCAAAGCAAGGATTTGGGATTCAAGAAAGAGGATATCGTTTACCTCCCAACGAGTCCCCGAATCAACGAAAATTGGAAGATTTTCAAAGATCGATTGGAGAATCATCCGGGAATTGAATCTGTCACTTTATCCAGTCGGGTGCCTTCCGGGCGCTTGTTGGATTCTCAGGGTGGAACAGCCGAGGTCAATGGAGAAATGACCCAGTTGGATCTTCGGATCGCAGATATTCATGTCGCGCATAACTTTTTGGATACCTATGGAATCTCGGTAGTCGCTGGGCGAAATTTTGATGAAAAACTCGCCAGTGACTCTACAGAGGCCTTTCTGCTCAATGAAACTGCCGTGAGACAGATTGGCTGGTCAAGTCCTCAAGAAGCCATCGGAAAGCAGTTTTTGTATGGGGGACGTAGAGGATTCGTGACTGGGGTGATGCAGGATTTTCACTTCGAAAGTTTCCACCAGCCGATAGTTCCGATCGTGTTTTTGGTAGTGAATGATCGTCAAAATCAAGTCAGCATTAAACTAAAAGCCGATCAACGAGAAGAAGTACTTGCTTATCTTAAAGGAGAATGGGCGGAGATTCGTCCTGACTTTCCGTTTGAACCGAATTTTGTGGATGAGGGATTCAATCGGCAATATGAAGCCGAGGATAGGCTAAAGGCTATTTTCACCTTCTTCTCAGCCTTGGCCATTGTGATTTCGGTGCTGGGATTGTTGGGCTTGGTCACTTTTGCTACTGAACAGCGAACCCGTGAAATCGGAATTCGAAAAGTTATGGGAGCTGAAACTGGAAACATTCTCATGTTGCTTGGGCAGGACTTTTTGAAATTGGTGGGTATAGGTTTCCTTTTAGCGATTCCGATATCCTGGTATGGATTGAATTCTTGGCTAGATGACTTTGCTTACCACATAGGCGTACATTGGACGGTGTTTCTTTGGGCTGGAATTTTAGCAGGACTGATTGCCGGAGTTACGGTCGTTTCCCAAACTATCAAAGCAGCCTGGGCCAATCCCGTAAAAAGTATCAAGAATGAATGATGGATTTGAGAAGGCTCATCGAAAAGTCTGATTTTTGGAATTCGAGGGTCTCTTATAAAGTATAATCTTATTCCAATCTAAAACCTCCCATGGAGGTTTTTTTTATGCTGGGTTTCATGTCCGAAAAATTTCCGACAATGGATAAAGCAGCCAGTTGAATTGACCGAAAGCGAACAAAAACGTTCGGAGCTTGGGGCTGTTTTTTTTAAAAACGGCCAAAATCAAGCAATAAAGCCCTATTTTGAATGGCATGTTCCTAGAATAATAGCTATCAGGTGAATCTATAAGTTTATGTGATTTCTGATTCACTGATGATACGATCAAACTAGAGAAAGTATGTTTAGAAACTATTTTAAAATCGCTTTTCGAAATCTTTTTAAGCACAAGCTCCACACAGGAATCAACTTAATTGGACTGTCTTTAGGATTAGGGGTAGGCATTTTGATATTCTTCTTTGTTCAATTGGAGCTTAGCTTTGATACGTTTCATCAGGATTTGGATCGGATCTACAGGATCAAGACCCATGAGCGGATCGATGGAGAAATGACTGAGACCTATTCCTCCCCGGTCATTTTAGAGGCAGCTTTTCGGGAAGAATTTCCCCAAATCGAAGCGATTTCGGGCGTGACCAATGCTGAGGTTCAGGCGATTTTGCCAGACCAAAGCACCCAGACTCAGCGCATCCGCCTAGTTCATGCTGATTTTTTGAAAATCCTGACCTTTCCTCTTCTAAAAGGCGATCGATCTAATCAGCTTTTAGATCGCTACACCATCGTCATAACAGAAGAAACTGCTTCCAAATATTTTGGAACCGAAGAGCCAATCGGAAAGTCTATCCAGCTTAAAATGGGGGAGGATTTTGTGGATTTTAGAGTTACGGGCGTCTTGAGAAATCCTCCAGTCAATAACTCTATTCCTTTTGAAATCTTGATGCCGATCAAGAATATGGATTACTTCTCCGATCAGGAGAGTTTGGATTCTTGGTACAATGTCTGGGGATTTAATCTGGTCAAGCTGAATTCACCCGGCCAAGTAGCTTCCATCCACCAAAGCATGGAAGCATTTATGAAAAAATCTTTAGGGGAGCAATATGAAGAAGGGGGGCTATATTTTACCCTAACTCCTTTATCCGAAATGCATTTTTCCGAGGGAGCTGGAACTGGTGGCGTCGAAACTACCCAGAAATCACTTCTCTGGATTCTGGCAGGAATTGCGTTTTTGGTATTGCTGATTGCCTGTATCAATTTCACCACGATGGCGATTGGAAGATCGACTACTCGTGCAAAGGAAGTTGGAGTGCGTAAGACCATGGGGGCAAGCTTCGGTCAATTGATCAATCAGTTTTTGATCGAGGCATTTTTAACAACTTTACTCGCTTCTGTTTTTGGGCTGGTATTGGCTGAATTACTCCTTCCGACGTTCAATGACCTATTCCAAAAAGAATTGGATATTGTCTACGGGCCAGTTCAATTCGGGATTTTGTTTGGTTTAGTGCTGCTGATTACGGCTTTGGCAGGTGCCTATCCGGCTTTTTTCCTTTCTGGATTACGTCCGATCAAAGTTCTCAAAGGAAACCTTTCCATTCATTTTGGCAAGCAAGGCCTGCGTAAAGGACTCGTTACCTTTCAGTTTTTTGTTTCCTTCCTGTTGATCGCCTCGACGCTCATTATGGTCAATCAGATGGAAGCGATTCGAGATTACGACCTTGGATTTGATCAAGAGCAAGTCGTGGTGGTGGAGATGCCGGATTATCCCTCCAAGAGTTTTGTGACTTCACTCAAAGAAAGCTTCCGAACTGCAGAGACTTTTCGTCAATCCCTTGCTTCAAGGTCCGAGTTTTCTTCCACGGCATTGACCGTAGCAACCTATGGCGACGACGCTTTTTGGCAGGTAGGATTTCCTTTGGAGGACGGTTCTTTATTTTCTTTTAAGGTAAACTTCGTCGCTGGGGAATATCTCAATACGCTTGGGATGGAACTGAAAGAAGGAAGGTCACTTAATCCCCAAGTGGGAGCAGATAGCAGTGCATTTCTCGTAAATGAGGCTTTTGCACGGGCATTTCGGTGGGAAGATCCTACTGGTGAGATGATTCCGGGAAATCGTTTTGATTCCCATCAGATTGTTGGGGTGGTGAAGGACTTTCATCATGCGAGTCTGTATCAACCCATCGAGCCTGTCCTGATTGCCAAATCACCCGAGGCAGTATTTAGCGGAATTTCCAATTTGATGATCAATTCCACTACCAATCCCAAACTTCTCGTCAGGTCCCATACCAAGGATATTCAGTTGGTTAAAAATGCAATTGAGGAAGAATGGAATAAGCAATTTTCCGGAATCCCCTTGTCGATTTCGTTCTTGGATGAGACCGTTCAGGCCCAATATCAAGCAGATGAGCGCCTAGGAAAAATGGTGTTTATCGGTGCTGCGATTGCCATTTTGATTGCTACTATGGGACTTTTTGCGATGGTGGCCTTATCATTCGCCGGAAGGACTAAGGAAATTGGGGTGCGCAAAGTGTTGGGAGCCTCCAGTTGGAGTATTTCTTGGTTGTTTGGAAAAGAGTTTATGGTCACCACCCTGATCGGAGTGGTGATTGCACTTCCCCTGAGTTATTTCTTGATGCAAACTTGGCTGGAGCAATTTGCGGTGAAAGAAAGCCCATCTTGGATCAGCTTTGGACTATTGGCGATCGGAGGAGTGGCATTTACCTTACTGATCGTCTATGGGCAATCGCTCAAGGCCAGTTTGAGTAATCCGGTAAATACCTTAAAGGATGAATGAAAAGGAATAAAAGTATCTAGTAACTAGTGTCAAGAAACTGTTGGATTGAGACCAAGTCACTTTGCCACCATACCACTTTCCAACTCTCAACTATTAATCTTCCAATTTTCCAATATTAAAATCTTTCAATTCAGATCATGCTCAAGAACTACTTTAAAATCGCTTGGAGAAACCTTCTCCGAAACAAATTGAGAACAGCGATCCATGTGTTGGGTTTATCGCTTGGGATTTCGATCGTTTTTTTGATTTTCAATGTCGTCTGGCATTCCTATAGTTTTGATAGGTTTCACCCAGATCGGGATCGCATTTTTCGGATCAATACCCTGACTGAATGGGATATGGGAGAAAGTTACCCTACTCCAGGGACTAACGGTCCTTTGGGTGAAGTGATTGATAAGGAGATTTCCTTTATCGAAACCAAAGGGAGAATATATACGCTTTACGAAACGCTTACCATTGTTCCCGAGGGCCAAAAGGTGATGGGTAGGTCTAATTGGGTCACCTTCGCTGATCCTGGATTTATGGAGATTTTTCCGCGAAAATGGCTGGCCGGAAATCCGAAAACAGCCCTTGAAAATCCTCAAACAGCGGTCATCACGCAGAGCAATTTGGAGCGATATTTTCCGGGTGTTCAACCTATTGATGCTTTGGGGAAGGAGTTGATGTGGATAGATGGGGATACGATTCAGGCTCAAATCACCGGGGTAGTTGAAGACTTTACCGAAAACACTGATTTTATTTTTAGGGATTTTATTTCGTTCGCAACGATCCAAACCGAGGAGCAGAAAGAATGGTATGGTCTTCATCTATGGGGAAATGTCAATTCTAGTTCCCAACTTTTTGTAAAACTTCCTGAGGGGGTAGATCCAAAAGAACTGGAAGCTTCTTTGGCAGTGATAGCCTCGAAAAATTTTGGGGAGGATGAAGAAGCGAAAACTACGTTTTCTGCAGAGCCTTTTTCGGAAATCCATTTTGGAGAAACCTACTCTGAAAACGCTGTTTCTAAAGTTTTTCTAAATGGGTTGATCTTGATAGGGTTGATCATATTGGTGTTGGCTACCCTGAATTTTGTGAATTTGGAGACAGCAATGGCCATCGGAAGAAGCAAAGAAGTTGGAATTCGAAAAACACTTGGAGGCCGACCTTTGGAGTTGATTTACCAGTTTTTGGTTGAGACTTATTTATTGGTGATTTCGGCAGGCTTGATCGGTCT
Above is a window of Algoriphagus sanaruensis DNA encoding:
- a CDS encoding ABC transporter permease, whose product is MIENYFKIVIRNAKKHPLYVSINLLGLAVGMAVSLVILIYVRFEFSYDNYHPDGDRLFRVSRAWFNPDGEISLHLGHTAPPFGPLLKSDFPEDVEVSARLFNYNPLIKNGNQAFEEDRFFFVDPEVFDVFGWEILEGEGKGALAQADGVILSESTAKRYFGDQSAIGQTLLANLAGQEVTLQVRGVMKDMPENSHFQVDFLSSMVPVIQFFGGLEAFMSNFGGNSFSTYIKLREGLDYKDFEAKLPGLIDRHMGETQAGIPYSKGTQLFLWPIKSIHLYSNLDSEIEPNGNIDYVYIYLAVALFILLIACINFMNLSTARSSLRSMEVGLRKVMGADRGLLIRQFLGESFVMTLFAMVLAILLVVFSLPFFADFTDKPLSFNPISNPEYLGLIVGIMVFVGLISGSYPALFLSGFMPAKVLKGAFKAGKVHERFRSVLVVGQFAISVMLIVAVFVVVNQLQFMQSKDLGFKKEDIVYLPTSPRINENWKIFKDRLENHPGIESVTLSSRVPSGRLLDSQGGTAEVNGEMTQLDLRIADIHVAHNFLDTYGISVVAGRNFDEKLASDSTEAFLLNETAVRQIGWSSPQEAIGKQFLYGGRRGFVTGVMQDFHFESFHQPIVPIVFLVVNDRQNQVSIKLKADQREEVLAYLKGEWAEIRPDFPFEPNFVDEGFNRQYEAEDRLKAIFTFFSALAIVISVLGLLGLVTFATEQRTREIGIRKVMGAETGNILMLLGQDFLKLVGIGFLLAIPISWYGLNSWLDDFAYHIGVHWTVFLWAGILAGLIAGVTVVSQTIKAAWANPVKSIKNE
- a CDS encoding head GIN domain-containing protein — its product is MKTTSTILSFLLFMAVVFTVEAQKSQTRTPGSFNKVEVGGSFDVFITRGNRDEVRLESGSFDLSKVITELDGRTLEIKLEKGNYRNVDVKVYVTIRDLEAVGASGSGNVLLASDFGAAEFSIGLSGSGNIKAKNINAEKLNVGMSGSGEVEIEGGEVEYANIGQSGSGKFDAINLNAERVKIGKSGSGDTYIGASQSLTVGSSGSGNVYYRGNPENKSIARSGSSRVIKQ
- a CDS encoding ABC transporter permease, whose translation is MFRNYFKIAFRNLFKHKLHTGINLIGLSLGLGVGILIFFFVQLELSFDTFHQDLDRIYRIKTHERIDGEMTETYSSPVILEAAFREEFPQIEAISGVTNAEVQAILPDQSTQTQRIRLVHADFLKILTFPLLKGDRSNQLLDRYTIVITEETASKYFGTEEPIGKSIQLKMGEDFVDFRVTGVLRNPPVNNSIPFEILMPIKNMDYFSDQESLDSWYNVWGFNLVKLNSPGQVASIHQSMEAFMKKSLGEQYEEGGLYFTLTPLSEMHFSEGAGTGGVETTQKSLLWILAGIAFLVLLIACINFTTMAIGRSTTRAKEVGVRKTMGASFGQLINQFLIEAFLTTLLASVFGLVLAELLLPTFNDLFQKELDIVYGPVQFGILFGLVLLITALAGAYPAFFLSGLRPIKVLKGNLSIHFGKQGLRKGLVTFQFFVSFLLIASTLIMVNQMEAIRDYDLGFDQEQVVVVEMPDYPSKSFVTSLKESFRTAETFRQSLASRSEFSSTALTVATYGDDAFWQVGFPLEDGSLFSFKVNFVAGEYLNTLGMELKEGRSLNPQVGADSSAFLVNEAFARAFRWEDPTGEMIPGNRFDSHQIVGVVKDFHHASLYQPIEPVLIAKSPEAVFSGISNLMINSTTNPKLLVRSHTKDIQLVKNAIEEEWNKQFSGIPLSISFLDETVQAQYQADERLGKMVFIGAAIAILIATMGLFAMVALSFAGRTKEIGVRKVLGASSWSISWLFGKEFMVTTLIGVVIALPLSYFLMQTWLEQFAVKESPSWISFGLLAIGGVAFTLLIVYGQSLKASLSNPVNTLKDE